The Kluyvera intermedia genome includes the window CCATGGCGCTGATGAGCCTGAAGCTATGGGAATTGGCGGATCTGGCATTGCCGATGCTGGCAATCCTCGCGGTGCAGACCGTGGCCATGGCACTGTACGCCATTTTTGTGACCTATCGTTTGATGGGCAAAAACTACGATGCAGCGGTACTGGCAGCGGGTCACTGCGGTTTTGGTCTTGGCGCTACGCCAACAGCGATTGCCAACATGCAGGCGATTACCGAACGTTTCGGCCCCTCGCATACCGCGTTTCTGGTGGTGCCGATGGTGGGGGCGTTCTTTATTGATATCGTCAATGCGCTGGTGATTAAGCTGTATTTAATGTTGCCGATGTTTGGTTGAAATAAAAATGCCGGAGATAATCTCCGGCATTTTTTTTGCCTGATGGCGCTACGCTTATCCGGCCTACGGTTAGGTATCGTTTGTAGGCCGGATAAGACGCGTTAGCGTCGCCATCCGGCATCCCTTTCGGCGCTTACTCGTCGTGATCTTCCCACGCTAATGCGCGTTTCACCGCTTTCTTCCAGCCGCTGTAGCGGAAGTTACGTTCGGTGGTTTCAATCCCCGGGCGGAACTCGCGCTCAATGACCGCTTTCTCCTGCAACTCATCCAGATTCTGCCAGAAGCCGACCGCCAGACCGGCCAGATAGGCCGCACCCAGCGCTGTCACTTCACGCACTTCTGGACGCTCAACGCGCGTACCCAGAATGTCGGACTGGAACTGCATCAGGAAGTTGTTGGCTACCGCACCGCCGTCCACGCGCAGGGCGTGCAGACGAATACCGGAGTCAGCCTGCATTGCTTCCAGCACGTCACGGGTCTGGTAGGCGATAGATTCCAGCGTTGCGCGGATGATGTGGTTAGAGTTCACACCACGGGTCAGGCCGAAAATTGCACCGCGAGCATACGGGTCCCAATATGGTGCGCCAAGGCCAGTAAAGGCGGGCACCACGTAAACGCCGTTTGTGTCTTTCACTTTGGTGGCGAAGTATTCGGAATCGAACGCATCGCTAATCAGTTTCATTTCATCACGCAGCCACTGAATGGATGCACCCGCCATAAACACCGCGCCTTCCAGCGCATAGTTCACTTCGCCACGTGGGCCACAGGCGATGGTGGTCAGCAGACCGTGGCTTGAGGCCACCGCTTTTTCACCGGTGTTCATCAGCATAAAGCAGCCGGTGCCGTAGGTGTTCTTTGCCATCCCTTCTTTCACGCACAGCTGGCCAAACAGCGCCGCCTGCTGGTCACCGGCAATCCCGGCGATAGGAATACGCGTACCGCCTTTACCACCGATGTTGGTCTGGCCGTATACTTCTGACGACTTGCGCACGTCTGGCAGCATGGCGCGCGGGATATCCAGCACCTCCAGCATCTTGTCATCCCACTCTAGAGTGTTGATGTTAAAGAGCATGGTACGCGAGGCGTTGGTGTAGTCGGTGACGTGTACGCGTCCCTGGGTCATTTTCCAGATAAGCCAGGTATCGACGGTGCCAAACAGCAACTCGCCACGACGTGCGCGCTCACGGGAACCTTCTACGTGATCAAGGATCCACTTTACTTTGGTGCCGGAGAAGTACGGGTCAACCACCAGTCCGGTGGTATCACGCACATACTCTTCCATACCGTCACGTTTTAATTTTTCGCAAATATCCGCAGTACGACGGCACTGCCACACAATCGCGTTGTAAATCGGTTTGCCGGTTTCCCGCTCCCACACCACCGTGGTTTCACGCTGGTTGGTAATACCGATAGCGGCAATCTCGTCAGAGCTAATGTCGGCTTTTGCCAGCACTTCGACCAGCGTGGAGCTTTGGGTGGCCCAGATTTCCATCGGGTCATGTTCAACCCAGCCTGGCTTTGGATAAATTTGTTCGAATTCGCGCTGTGACACGCTGACGATGTTGGCGTCATGATCCATAACAACGGCGCGGGAACTGGTGGTACCCTGGTCGAGCGCAACGATATATTTTTTGTCAGTCATAATGAGCGTTCCGTAGTCAGATTACAGCGAAGCATTGTGTTGGTTTTGGCTGGAGACCGCTTTCGGCTCTTCAACCTCGCAGGTGTCACACGGCAGATGGCGACCAATCAGCTTACGATAGCTGAATGCGCCCAGCGCGGCACCGACGATTGGCGCACACAGCGGCACCAGGAAATAAGGAATATCTTTGCCGCCGGTGAAGGCGACGTCGCCCCAGCCTGCCAGCCAGGCGAAGGCTTTTGGTCCGATATCACGTGCCGGGTTCATCGCAAATCCGGTCAGCGGCCCCATGGACGCCCCGATAATCGCAATTAGCAGACCAATCAGCAGCGGTGCCAGCGGCCCACGTGGAACGCCGTTACCGTCATCGGTCAGCGCCAGAATCAAGCCCATCAGGATAGCGGTAATCACCATTTCTACCGCGAAGGCCTGCACAAAATTGATATGTGGGTTTGGATAAGTGGAGAAAATTCCAGCCAGTTCAAGACTTTCTACACTACCGCGTACCATATTGTGCGTGTGTTCGAAGTCGAAGAAAAGGTTGTAGTACAGCCCATACACCAGCGCAGCGGCGCAAAATGCCCCGGCAACCTGGGCGACAATGAACGGTACGACTTTGCGGCGGTCGAAGCAGGCGAACAGCCATAATGCGATGGTGACTGCTGGATTAAGGTGCGCACCGGATACGCCAGCGGTCAGATAAATGGCCATTGCCACACCCAGACCCCAGATAATGCTGATTTCCCATTGGCCGAAGCTTGCGCCCGCCACTTTCAGTGCGGCAACGCACCCTACGCCGAAAAATATCAGTAACCCGGTACCAAGAAACTCTGCGATGCACTGGCCTTTTAAGGTCGATGTCTGGCTCATAATCGGAATCCTGAAGACAAATTAATGATTATTGTGTGCATGAGCATTTAAGACGCTCACGTTGCCATGTAGGCATAGTGTTAATTTATCGTTAACGAGCGTAAACGAGAAATATCGAAATCAAAATGTGTGTACCTCGTCAAGAAATGAGCGTTTTCGCGCCAAATAATGAACGTTTTTGGAACGAAAAGTGTGAGGCAGGAAACATTCGGGTGGCTAAACCGTTAACAATCTAACGAGAAAGTGCGCAAACGCTCCAGGACCAGGCCGAAAATGGCGGAGAACCGTAATCTACAGGCTCTGACGCTGGACAGGGGCGACGGCGCTCCATACAATCGACTACAAGCCGTGCGCTTATTTGGGTTAAGGCGTCACCGGGGTTCCGGGACGAGATCAACGCCTTGCAAGATCAGGAGATAGGACGATGTCATTAGAAGTGTTTGAGAAACTGGAAGCAAAAGTTCAGCAGGCGATTGATACCATCACGCTGTTGCAGATGGAAATCGAAGAGCTGAAAGAAAAGAACAATACGCTGGAGCAGGATGTTCAGGCTGCACAGCATAACCGTGAAGAGCTGGAGCGTGAAAACGGCCAGCTGAAAGAACAGCAGAATGGTTGGCAGGATCGTCTGCAGGCTCTGCTGGGCCGCATGGAAGAAGTTTGATTCCAACTCTCCCTGGGCCGTTTTGTTAGCGGTCTG containing:
- the glpK gene encoding glycerol kinase GlpK; this encodes MTDKKYIVALDQGTTSSRAVVMDHDANIVSVSQREFEQIYPKPGWVEHDPMEIWATQSSTLVEVLAKADISSDEIAAIGITNQRETTVVWERETGKPIYNAIVWQCRRTADICEKLKRDGMEEYVRDTTGLVVDPYFSGTKVKWILDHVEGSRERARRGELLFGTVDTWLIWKMTQGRVHVTDYTNASRTMLFNINTLEWDDKMLEVLDIPRAMLPDVRKSSEVYGQTNIGGKGGTRIPIAGIAGDQQAALFGQLCVKEGMAKNTYGTGCFMLMNTGEKAVASSHGLLTTIACGPRGEVNYALEGAVFMAGASIQWLRDEMKLISDAFDSEYFATKVKDTNGVYVVPAFTGLGAPYWDPYARGAIFGLTRGVNSNHIIRATLESIAYQTRDVLEAMQADSGIRLHALRVDGGAVANNFLMQFQSDILGTRVERPEVREVTALGAAYLAGLAVGFWQNLDELQEKAVIEREFRPGIETTERNFRYSGWKKAVKRALAWEDHDE
- a CDS encoding MIP/aquaporin family protein, which codes for MSQTSTLKGQCIAEFLGTGLLIFFGVGCVAALKVAGASFGQWEISIIWGLGVAMAIYLTAGVSGAHLNPAVTIALWLFACFDRRKVVPFIVAQVAGAFCAAALVYGLYYNLFFDFEHTHNMVRGSVESLELAGIFSTYPNPHINFVQAFAVEMVITAILMGLILALTDDGNGVPRGPLAPLLIGLLIAIIGASMGPLTGFAMNPARDIGPKAFAWLAGWGDVAFTGGKDIPYFLVPLCAPIVGAALGAFSYRKLIGRHLPCDTCEVEEPKAVSSQNQHNASL
- the zapB gene encoding septal ring assembly protein ZapB; amino-acid sequence: MSLEVFEKLEAKVQQAIDTITLLQMEIEELKEKNNTLEQDVQAAQHNREELERENGQLKEQQNGWQDRLQALLGRMEEV